A stretch of Melospiza georgiana isolate bMelGeo1 unplaced genomic scaffold, bMelGeo1.pri scaffold_29, whole genome shotgun sequence DNA encodes these proteins:
- the LOC131096458 gene encoding olfactory receptor 14A16-like → MSNSSSIGHFLLLALADTRQLQLLHFCLLLGISLAALLGNGLIISTVACSHHLHTPMFFFLLNLALTDLGSICTTVPKAMHNSLWDTRTISYSGCAAQVFLIFFFLTTEIYLLTIMCYDRYVSICKPLHYGTLLGSRACAHMAAAAWASAFLHALMHTANTFSLPLCHGNALGQFFCEVPQILKLSCSHLNLRELGLIVISAFLAFGSFVFIVFSYVQIFRAVLRIPSEQGRHKAFSTCLPHLAVVSLFLSTSFFTYLKPPSMSFPSLDLALSVLYSVVPPALNPLIYSLRNQELKAAVWRLTTGCFQEH, encoded by the coding sequence atgtccaacagcagctccatcggccacttcctcctgctggcattggcagacacgcggcagctgcagctcctgcacttctgcctcttgctgggcatctccctggctgccctcctgggcaacggcctcatcatcagcaccgtagcctgcagccaccacctgcacacgcccatgttcttcttcctgctcaacctggccctcactgacctgggctccatctgcaccactgtccccaaagccatgcacaattccctctgggacaccagaaCCATCTCCTACTCAGGATGTGCAGCCCAAgtctttctgattttcttctttcttacaACAGAGATTTatctcctgaccatcatgtgctacgaccgctacgtgtccatctgcaaacccctgcactacgggaccctcctgggcagcagagcttgtgcccacatggcagcagctgcctgggccagtgcctttctccaTGCTCTCATGCACAcggccaatacattttccctgcccctgtgccatggcaatgccctgggccagttcttctgtgaggtgccccagatcctcaagctctcctgctcacacttAAACCTCAGGGAACTTGGGCTTATTGTTATTAGTGCCTTTTTAGCATTTGGCtcttttgtgttcattgttttctcctatgtgcagatcttcagggccgtgctgaggatcccctctgagcagggacggcacaaagccttttccacctgcctccctcacctggctgtggtctctCTATTCCTCAGCACCTCATTTTTTACCTACCTGAAGCCCCCTTCCATGTctttcccatccctggatctggccctgtcagttctgtactcggtggtgcctccagccctgaaccccctcatctatagcctgaggaaccaggagctcaaggctgcagtttGGAGACTGACAACTGGAtgctttcaggaacattaa